GCTCCGCATCGCGGTCCCCAGCAATACGAGCAGCACCACCTGGGCACCGACCGACCACACCGTCCGGGGCGGCACGTAGACGGGGAGCCCCTTGCGCGAAGGCCTCATGCCCCCAAGGTAGGGCGCACCCTCCAGGCAGGCGACGGGCCTCCACAGGCCGATCCCGGTCTACCCAACGTGAAGCTGGAGCCCGGCTGGTGGGCAGGCGGGCAGACGGCGGCTACCAGGAGTCACTGCCACCGCCTCCGCCAGAGCTTCCGCCACCGCCGCCCCAATCCGAGGACGAACTGGACAAGTCACTGCTGGAGGACGACGAGGAGCCGTAGCTGGACGAGGAGTCGTAGCTCGAGGACATGCTGCTGACGGTCCAGTCCGACGAAGAGGTCCCGCCTCCCGAGCCGTAGGCGTCCCAGGTCGAGCGGCTTCCCGGGTACCACACGTTCCGGAAGAGAAGGATGCCCAGCAGGCCGACCATCAAGGCCACGGGAAACGCGAAGAGGGCGCCGAACAGCATCCAGAAAAGGAAGTCCGCCAGGTGGAGGAGGGGGTCCTTCTTCAACTGGCTGTAGGCGAGGATCAACATGGGCGAGAGGAGCAGCACCAGCCCCCAGATCGATGTCTTGAGCTGCTGGAACAGCCTCCATCCCCAGAAGAACACCCCCATCAGCACGCCATACGCGACGAGGATGAACAGCGGAGACCTGGGCCCGGACCATCCGACGGAGACGAGCGCGGCCGCCGGCAGCACCACCAGCAGCGCCGCCATCGTGAGCCCGCGCTGGCTCCGGAAGCCCGAAGCCTGGACCTGGAGCAGCAGCCGCGCCATCAGGCACGCCGTGACGAACAGCGCCACCAGGAACCAGGACGACTCCGCCGGGGTCCAGGGCGGCGTCGTGGCGCTGGCACCCGAGAACCCTCCGGCGGACACCTGCGCATCCACGCCCGCGATGATGGCGAGCAGCGCCGGTTCGAACCGGCCCTCGCGCAAGAGCGGTCCCTGCGCGTGCAGCAGGGCCGTCGCCTCGCCATCCGTCAGCGAGGCCTCCAGTCCGTAGCCCACCTCCAGCCGGGAGCGGCGGTCCGCGCGCGCGATGACGAGCAGCAGGCCATTGTTCTCTCCCGCCGCACCGCCCTTCCATCGCCGGAAGACCTCCGCCGCGTAGTCCTCGATGGGCTGGCCGTCCGTGGTGTCCACGAGCAGCACCGCCATCTGCACCTGCTTCGCGGCGCGCAGGTCCACCAGGGCCTTGGAGACGACCTCCGTCTCCCGCGAGGTCAGCATCCCCCGCGGATCCGTCACCGGCCGCGTGATGGAGGGAACCTCGGCCAGGGCCAGCACGGGCAACAGCAACGTCAACAGGACGGTCTTCACCATGAGGAGACCTCCGAGGACAGCGGCAGCGAAGCAGGCAGTCCGCTCAGGCGGGCCACCCAGCTCGTGGGAAAGGAAGCGGCGGAGGCGTTGTAGGCCGCGGCGCGTTCGTCGTAGCGGCGCTGCTCCACCGCCACGCGGTTGTCCGCGCCCGCCACCTCCGCGTCGCGATTCAAACCGGGCGTGAGCTGATCCAAGCGCGCATGCAGCGTCTCGCGGCGCTCCAGCACGTTGCGCACCTGAGCCCGCTTCTGCGCCACCTCCGCCAGCGAGGTGGTGAGCCCGTTGCGCACCACGAGCCCCGACACGGCCAGCACGCCCGCGAGCGCCACTCCCGCCCACGCTCCCTGCTTGAGCCTCGCGCGGCGCAGGCGCGACAGACGCTCGCGGGCCTGGGCCTCGCGGACCTGCTCCTCGCGGCGGCGGGCCAGCGCCTCCAGCGCCTGGTCCACGTAGCGCGCGGGGATGTCCAGCTCCTCGCCGATGCGCCGCAGGTCGTCCGGGGTGAGCGTGTCCGGCGCGGCGTCCTTCTGCATCAGCCGGGTGGCGGTGGCGATAAGCTCGTTGACGTCGTCATAGGCGACGGCCCCAGGGCCCTGCCGCGTCCGTGTCGCGTCACCCATGAAGCCGTCCCCTTGTCGCTTCGGCCCGGTCCCACCCGGATCCGCGCCCGACGATACGTCAATTGCGTTTCGGACCCGAGAATGGCCCCCGTGTGCGTGGCGCCCATCCATCGCTCCGGGCAGACTGCCGCGCCCATGGACAAGCCCCAGACAATGCGGTCGTTCGTGAAGCTGCTGGTGACGGATGCGCAGGCGTCCGTGCGTTTCTATGAGGGCCTCGGCTTCGAACGCATCGCGTCGGACCCTCCCATCCTCCGCCTCCAGTGGGGCGGCGAGTCAGACGTGTACCTCGTGAGCCATCCTTCAAGCCTGAAGCTGGAGGGACGAAAGGGCATGGGCGTGCTCGTGGGCTTCCGCGCGGGCTCGGACGGCGTGGACGCCGTGGCCGCGAAGGCCGCCGCATTGGGCGCGCACGTGGAAGGCCCCACGGTGCAGCCCTGGTACACCCGCGAAATCGTCGTCACGGACCCGGACGGCTACCGGCTCAACTTCATCGAGCCCGCCTGACGCCTGGGCCTCCCCTTTCGCTCCACGCCCCGTCCCCTTAAGGGGCGTGGAACGAACGATGGAATCCACGCCGTTGCGCGGACCCGGGGACGCCGCCCCGACACTTGATTGCCCCAGCGGCTTGCGCCAGCCTGTTAAGGCCTCCGTGAGCCCACCCCGCTACTTCGTTCCCCACGCCGCCAGCCCGGTCGAACCGGTGCCGTGCGATGCCTCGGAGGTCGTCCACGTGCTGGACGCCTTCCGGCTGGAGCCCGCGTACCTGGGCGAAGCCGAGTGGTTCGTCTGCACCGACGTCGTGGGCCAGCTTCAGCTCATCCCCGGCAGCGAACGCGCGCGGCTGCCCGCGTCCGTGCAGACGCAGCTCGCGCACCATGAAGTCGCCTCCGGCAAGCCACCGCGCCGCCTGGCCGCGACGGAGCTGTTCTTCTTCTCTCCGGAGGTGGTGGAGCACCCCTCCAACACGGACGGCTTCAACGACCCCGTCTACCTCTACGGCACGCTCACGGGCCCGTGGCCGGGCAACGCCGTCACGCGCGTGAACGGGCAGCTCACCGTCACCCGGGGCGACGTGCTCGCGGGCTTCGCGCACGGCGCGCAGGACGCCTTCCACTACGTGAAGGACGCGGAGAGCCGCGACGTGCCCCGCGCCTACCACGCGCTGTTGCCGGGTGATCGCGCGGATCAGCTGGCGCAGGGGCGCGGGCTCGTCCTCACCTACCCGGCGGTGCCCGCGGAGTTGCAGGCCCACCATGCGGCCAACGGCGCGCAGGTCGCGAGCGTGCTGCACACGGTGCTCACCCAGCTCCAGGAGGACGCGCGCGCGAACCAGGGTCCCCACGCCATCGCTTCGCTGGAGCTGCCCGTGCCGAGCCGCGCGATGGCCGTCGCGGACCTGGAGCTGCGCGGCTACGAGGTGAAGGGCGACCTCGCCACGCCGCGCCCCACGAAGGGCGGGCTGGTGGGGAAGCTCGCCGGCTGGCTCCAGGATGAAACCGTGCGTGTGCCCCGGGAAGCACCGCCGCCCGAGTTCCTGGAGCTCGCGCGCCGCGTCCTGCCGTTGCTGCCGGGCTGGCCCACGGAGACGGAGCGCACGCTGCGCGCCCACGTGCTCGCGGGCACGCTGTCCCCGGGCACGCCGGTGATGCGTCCCACGGTGCCTCGCGCGCCCACGCCGCCCGCGTCCATCCCGCCGCGCCTGCCCACGCCGCCCGTTCGCTCCAGCGATTGGATGCAGGACTTCATCGGCGCGCACGGCAAGCCCGGCGGCGCGAAGCCGCGCCTCACGCAGCTGCAACCGAAGCCCGCGCCCCGGCCGCCTCCCGCGAAGCCTTCATCCCCGGCCACATGGCAGGCGGACTTCGCTCCGGCGCCAGCTCCGGCCGCGCCCGCCCGTCCGGCCACCAGGCAGCAGGAGAAGGCGCCCGCCCCGCCCGGCAAGAAGCCGGACTGGATGAGCGACTTCGACGACTGACCCCGCCCGTTTGCGGTGCTCGCACTCCGGGCGATAGCGTTTTCACCCTCCAGAAAGGCAGACCATGGGACACGAGAAGCCGATCGAGCCGTTTTCGGACCTGCACCGCGAAGGGGACCATGTGCGCGCGGTGCTGCTGCACGACCCCACGGTGGAGGGCCTGGACATGGCCATCTACATGGACGCGTCCGGCAGCATGCGCGAGGAGTACACCTACAAGGCGCAGTCGCGCACCTTCCTGGAGTGGCTGCGCGGCGCGCCCATGAAGGAGGCCTCCAACGACGTGGAGCCGCAGGTCCGGTGGATGCTGGAGTATCTGGCCACCAAGGACCGCAACGGCCTCTTGCGCGTGGCCTACTGGGCCTGTGGCACCAACGGCCGCCAGGTGGAGCCCGTGGGTGAGCTCAAGGGCACCGACGTGAAGCAGTACAAGTTCCCCGGCGCGAAGCAGCTGGGCGGCTACACGTACCTGGAGCCCGCGCTGCGCGACTACGTGAAGTACCTGGAGGAGCAGGTGAAGGTGGGCGCCCGGCGCGGCTGCGCCATCATCGTCACCGACGGCCGCCTCCATGACGCCGAAGCGGTGGAGAAGTTCTCCGCGGAGGTGGCGAAGAAGATCGCCTCCGGGCGCCTGCCGCGCATCAACTTCGTGCTGGTGGGCGTGGGCGACGACATCGACGAGGAGCAGCTGGAGCACATCGCCCACGCGGAGTTCCCGGGCGTGGGCCACCTCTGGTGCCATCGCATCGCGAAGGAGATCACCCAGGTCGCGGAGCTGGTCGCCGTGCTGGTGGACGAGACCATGACGGTCGCCGCTGGCGGCACCATCTACGACGACAAGGGCAAGGTGCTGAAGACGTACGAGGGCCGCCTGCCCGCGGTGCTGGAGTTCGACGTGCCGGAGGAGGCCAAGAGCTTCACGCTGGAGGTGAACGGCCAGCGCTACACCCAGCCGCTCCCCGACGAAGACCACGACGAGGACGAGGACCACCACTGATGGCCGGCCACGAAGTCATCAACCGCCCCTTCTCCGACGTCCACCGGATGGGCAACAAGGTCGTCGCGACGCTGTTGCACGACCCCACCGTGGAGGGCCTGGACGTGGCCCTCTACATGGACGGCTCCGCGAGCATGGAGAATGCGTACGGGCCGCGCGGCATCCTGGCGAAGCTCGCCCCGGTGAAGAACCAGGTCGAGCCGCAGATGCAGTGGATGCTGGAGTACCTGGCCAACAAGGACCGGGACGGCA
This DNA window, taken from Corallococcus coralloides DSM 2259, encodes the following:
- a CDS encoding vWA domain-containing protein, which codes for MGHEKPIEPFSDLHREGDHVRAVLLHDPTVEGLDMAIYMDASGSMREEYTYKAQSRTFLEWLRGAPMKEASNDVEPQVRWMLEYLATKDRNGLLRVAYWACGTNGRQVEPVGELKGTDVKQYKFPGAKQLGGYTYLEPALRDYVKYLEEQVKVGARRGCAIIVTDGRLHDAEAVEKFSAEVAKKIASGRLPRINFVLVGVGDDIDEEQLEHIAHAEFPGVGHLWCHRIAKEITQVAELVAVLVDETMTVAAGGTIYDDKGKVLKTYEGRLPAVLEFDVPEEAKSFTLEVNGQRYTQPLPDEDHDEDEDHH
- a CDS encoding TPM domain-containing protein, whose product is MVKTVLLTLLLPVLALAEVPSITRPVTDPRGMLTSRETEVVSKALVDLRAAKQVQMAVLLVDTTDGQPIEDYAAEVFRRWKGGAAGENNGLLLVIARADRRSRLEVGYGLEASLTDGEATALLHAQGPLLREGRFEPALLAIIAGVDAQVSAGGFSGASATTPPWTPAESSWFLVALFVTACLMARLLLQVQASGFRSQRGLTMAALLVVLPAAALVSVGWSGPRSPLFILVAYGVLMGVFFWGWRLFQQLKTSIWGLVLLLSPMLILAYSQLKKDPLLHLADFLFWMLFGALFAFPVALMVGLLGILLFRNVWYPGSRSTWDAYGSGGGTSSSDWTVSSMSSSYDSSSSYGSSSSSSSDLSSSSSDWGGGGGSSGGGGGSDSW
- a CDS encoding LemA family protein, which codes for MGDATRTRQGPGAVAYDDVNELIATATRLMQKDAAPDTLTPDDLRRIGEELDIPARYVDQALEALARRREEQVREAQARERLSRLRRARLKQGAWAGVALAGVLAVSGLVVRNGLTTSLAEVAQKRAQVRNVLERRETLHARLDQLTPGLNRDAEVAGADNRVAVEQRRYDERAAAYNASAASFPTSWVARLSGLPASLPLSSEVSSW
- a CDS encoding VOC family protein; its protein translation is MRSFVKLLVTDAQASVRFYEGLGFERIASDPPILRLQWGGESDVYLVSHPSSLKLEGRKGMGVLVGFRAGSDGVDAVAAKAAALGAHVEGPTVQPWYTREIVVTDPDGYRLNFIEPA